In Monodelphis domestica isolate mMonDom1 chromosome 3, mMonDom1.pri, whole genome shotgun sequence, the following proteins share a genomic window:
- the LOC100023561 gene encoding zinc finger protein 345-like isoform X2, whose protein sequence is MLENVQNLLSVGLPVPREYLTSCFQQGEAPWLLEQEVPRSSCPEAETNFEVKGFSTKQQIFVEGSDPKRCMNEGSCDFILREICDSDIKINKNVKSECECDDPSEKFNQYSVLNQHVTLTSGNVCCQDTQYSKCFPDEVRLFQWNEKPSEKPMYQGNLGGIGFGCTLDFIRYPKSKWVEIVSVKDEGGKPFSQNSDLAAYQIIHSGEKPYECKQCGKAFTKRNHLSTHQRIHSGEKPYECKQCGKAFTQKSHLSTHQRIHSGEKPYDCKQCGKAFTRRSHLSTHQRIHSGKKPYECKQCRKAFTRKGSLAAHQRIHTGEKPYECKQCGKAFKWTASLAAHQRSHSGEKPYECKQCRKAFTQRGSLAAHQRIHTGEKPYECKQCGKTFKWKVSLAAHQKIHAGDKSYECKQCGKAFTQRCHLSTHERIHSGKKPYECKQCGKGFTQRGNLATHQSIHTGEKPYKCKHCGKPFKWRVSLVAHQRIHTGEKPYECKQCGKAFTGSKYLVAHQQIHTGEKPYECKQCGKAFIQRSYLSRHQRIHSGKQPYECKQCGKAFKWKISLAAHQSIHTGEKPYECKQCGKAFKWKVSFAAHQRNHTGEKPSECKQCGKAFTRRSHLSTHQIIHSGKKPYKCKQCGKDFTQRSHLALHQSIHTGEKPYKCQQCGKPFKWKVSLAAHQRIYTGEKSYKCKQ, encoded by the exons atgctggagaatgtgcagaatctactctctgtgg GTCTTCCAGTTCCTAGAGAATATTTGACCTCTTGTTTTCAGCAAGGGGAAGCACCATGGCTGCTAGAGCAAGAAGTCCCCAGGAGCTCCTGTCCAG aggcaGAGACTAATTTTGAAGTGAAGGGGTTTTCTACAAAACAGCAGATTTTTGTGGAAGGATCTGACCCCAAAAGATGCATGAATGAGGGTTCCTGTGACttcattttgagagaaatctgtgacTCTGATATCaagatcaataaaaatgtaaagagtgaatgtgaatgtgatgaccCTTCAGAGAAATTCAACCAATATTCAGTCCTAAATCAACATGTGACATTGACCTCTGGAAATGTCTGTTGTCAGGATACTCAATACAGCAAATGCTTTCCTGACGAAGTACGACTTTTTCAGTGGAATGAGAAACCTTCTGAAAAGCCCATGTATCAAGGTAACCTAGGAGGAATAGGCTTTGGCTGCACTTTAGACTTCATTAGATATCCAAAAAGTAAATGGGTAGAGATAGTTTCTGTGAAGGATGAAGGAGGGAAACCTTTTAGTCAAAACTCTGATCTTGCTGCATATCAAATAATTCATTcgggagagaaaccttatgaatgtaaacaatgtggaaaggcattcacaAAGAGGAATCATCTCagtacacatcagagaatccactctggagagaaaccttatgaatgtaaacaatgtggaaaggcattcacaCAGAAGAGTCATCTCAGtacacatcagagaattcactctggagagaaaccttacgattgtaaacagtgtggaaaggctttcacacggaGGAGTCATCTCagtacacatcagagaatccattccggaaagaaaccttatgaatgtaaacagtgcaGAAAGGCTTTCACAAGGAAGGGcagtcttgctgcacatcagagaatccacactggagagaaaccttatgaatgtaaacagtgtggaaaggctttcaaatGGACAGCCTCTCTTGCAGCTCATCAGAGAagccacagtggagagaaaccttatgaatgtaaacagtgcagaaaggctttcacacagaggggcagtcttgctgcacatcagagaatccacactggagagaaaccttatgagtgtaaacaatgtggaaagactttcaaatgGAAAGTCTCTCTTGCAGCACATCAGAAAATCCATGCTGGAGATaaatcttatgaatgtaaacagtgtggaaaggctttcacacagaggtgTCATCTCAGTACCCATGAGAGAATCCACTCTGgaaagaaaccttatgaatgtaaacagtgtggaaagggtTTCACACAGAGGGGAAatcttgctacacatcagagcatccacactggagagaaaccttataaatgtaaacattgtggaaaaCCTTTCAAATGGAGAGTCTCTCTTGtagcacatcagagaatccatactggagagaaaccttatgaatgtaaacagtgtggaaaggcttttacggGTAGTAAATATCTTGTTGCACATCAgcaaatccacactggagagaaaccttatgaatgtaaacagtgtggaaaggctttcatacAGAGGAGTTATCTCagtagacatcagagaatccactctggaaagcaaccttatgaatgtaaacagtgcgGAAAGGCTTTCAAATGGAAAATCTCTCTTGCAGCACATCAGAgcatccatactggagagaaaccttatgaatgtaaacagtgtggaaaggctttcaaatGGAAAGTCTCTTTTGCAGCACATCAGAGAaaccatactggagagaaaccatctGAATGTAAACAGTGcggaaaggctttcacacggaGGAGTCATCTCAGTACACATCAGATAATCCACTCTGGaaagaaaccttataaatgtaaacagtgtggaaaggattTCACACAGAGGAGTCATCTTGCTTtacatcagagcatccacactggagagaaaccttataaatgtcaACAGTGTGGAAAGCCTTTCAAATGGAAAGTGTCTCTTGCAGCACATCAGAGAATTTACACTGGAGAGAAATCCTATAAGTGTAAACAATGA
- the LOC100023561 gene encoding zinc finger protein 345-like isoform X1: MSTKLRLFVEGSGPQRYMNEVPHDFILREICDSDIQGSLTFKDVAVDFTQDEWCLLDNSQKELYLEVMLENVQNLLSVGLPVPREYLTSCFQQGEAPWLLEQEVPRSSCPEAETNFEVKGFSTKQQIFVEGSDPKRCMNEGSCDFILREICDSDIKINKNVKSECECDDPSEKFNQYSVLNQHVTLTSGNVCCQDTQYSKCFPDEVRLFQWNEKPSEKPMYQGNLGGIGFGCTLDFIRYPKSKWVEIVSVKDEGGKPFSQNSDLAAYQIIHSGEKPYECKQCGKAFTKRNHLSTHQRIHSGEKPYECKQCGKAFTQKSHLSTHQRIHSGEKPYDCKQCGKAFTRRSHLSTHQRIHSGKKPYECKQCRKAFTRKGSLAAHQRIHTGEKPYECKQCGKAFKWTASLAAHQRSHSGEKPYECKQCRKAFTQRGSLAAHQRIHTGEKPYECKQCGKTFKWKVSLAAHQKIHAGDKSYECKQCGKAFTQRCHLSTHERIHSGKKPYECKQCGKGFTQRGNLATHQSIHTGEKPYKCKHCGKPFKWRVSLVAHQRIHTGEKPYECKQCGKAFTGSKYLVAHQQIHTGEKPYECKQCGKAFIQRSYLSRHQRIHSGKQPYECKQCGKAFKWKISLAAHQSIHTGEKPYECKQCGKAFKWKVSFAAHQRNHTGEKPSECKQCGKAFTRRSHLSTHQIIHSGKKPYKCKQCGKDFTQRSHLALHQSIHTGEKPYKCQQCGKPFKWKVSLAAHQRIYTGEKSYKCKQ, from the exons ATGTCTACAAAGCTGAGGCTTTTTGTGGAAGGATCTGGACCTCAAAGATACATGAATGAGGTTCCCCATGACttcattttgagagaaatctgtgattctgatatccag GGCTCATTAACATTCAAGGATGTAGCTGTGGACTTCACTCAGGATGAGTGGTGCCTATTGGACAATTCTCAGAAGGAACTGTACCtggaggtcatgctggagaatgtgcagaatctactctctgtgg GTCTTCCAGTTCCTAGAGAATATTTGACCTCTTGTTTTCAGCAAGGGGAAGCACCATGGCTGCTAGAGCAAGAAGTCCCCAGGAGCTCCTGTCCAG aggcaGAGACTAATTTTGAAGTGAAGGGGTTTTCTACAAAACAGCAGATTTTTGTGGAAGGATCTGACCCCAAAAGATGCATGAATGAGGGTTCCTGTGACttcattttgagagaaatctgtgacTCTGATATCaagatcaataaaaatgtaaagagtgaatgtgaatgtgatgaccCTTCAGAGAAATTCAACCAATATTCAGTCCTAAATCAACATGTGACATTGACCTCTGGAAATGTCTGTTGTCAGGATACTCAATACAGCAAATGCTTTCCTGACGAAGTACGACTTTTTCAGTGGAATGAGAAACCTTCTGAAAAGCCCATGTATCAAGGTAACCTAGGAGGAATAGGCTTTGGCTGCACTTTAGACTTCATTAGATATCCAAAAAGTAAATGGGTAGAGATAGTTTCTGTGAAGGATGAAGGAGGGAAACCTTTTAGTCAAAACTCTGATCTTGCTGCATATCAAATAATTCATTcgggagagaaaccttatgaatgtaaacaatgtggaaaggcattcacaAAGAGGAATCATCTCagtacacatcagagaatccactctggagagaaaccttatgaatgtaaacaatgtggaaaggcattcacaCAGAAGAGTCATCTCAGtacacatcagagaattcactctggagagaaaccttacgattgtaaacagtgtggaaaggctttcacacggaGGAGTCATCTCagtacacatcagagaatccattccggaaagaaaccttatgaatgtaaacagtgcaGAAAGGCTTTCACAAGGAAGGGcagtcttgctgcacatcagagaatccacactggagagaaaccttatgaatgtaaacagtgtggaaaggctttcaaatGGACAGCCTCTCTTGCAGCTCATCAGAGAagccacagtggagagaaaccttatgaatgtaaacagtgcagaaaggctttcacacagaggggcagtcttgctgcacatcagagaatccacactggagagaaaccttatgagtgtaaacaatgtggaaagactttcaaatgGAAAGTCTCTCTTGCAGCACATCAGAAAATCCATGCTGGAGATaaatcttatgaatgtaaacagtgtggaaaggctttcacacagaggtgTCATCTCAGTACCCATGAGAGAATCCACTCTGgaaagaaaccttatgaatgtaaacagtgtggaaagggtTTCACACAGAGGGGAAatcttgctacacatcagagcatccacactggagagaaaccttataaatgtaaacattgtggaaaaCCTTTCAAATGGAGAGTCTCTCTTGtagcacatcagagaatccatactggagagaaaccttatgaatgtaaacagtgtggaaaggcttttacggGTAGTAAATATCTTGTTGCACATCAgcaaatccacactggagagaaaccttatgaatgtaaacagtgtggaaaggctttcatacAGAGGAGTTATCTCagtagacatcagagaatccactctggaaagcaaccttatgaatgtaaacagtgcgGAAAGGCTTTCAAATGGAAAATCTCTCTTGCAGCACATCAGAgcatccatactggagagaaaccttatgaatgtaaacagtgtggaaaggctttcaaatGGAAAGTCTCTTTTGCAGCACATCAGAGAaaccatactggagagaaaccatctGAATGTAAACAGTGcggaaaggctttcacacggaGGAGTCATCTCAGTACACATCAGATAATCCACTCTGGaaagaaaccttataaatgtaaacagtgtggaaaggattTCACACAGAGGAGTCATCTTGCTTtacatcagagcatccacactggagagaaaccttataaatgtcaACAGTGTGGAAAGCCTTTCAAATGGAAAGTGTCTCTTGCAGCACATCAGAGAATTTACACTGGAGAGAAATCCTATAAGTGTAAACAATGA